The following proteins come from a genomic window of Streptomyces sp. Sge12:
- the ribD gene encoding bifunctional diaminohydroxyphosphoribosylaminopyrimidine deaminase/5-amino-6-(5-phosphoribosylamino)uracil reductase RibD: MRRAIELAARGLGSTSPNPVVGCVITDASGAVVGEGWHERAGGPHAEVHALRTAGPAARGGTAYVTLEPCNHTGRTGPCARALADAGIARVIYAVSDPNPQASGGAATLRAAGVDTAAGLLADEAEEGNAAWLTSVRLGRPHVTWKYAATLDGRSAAADGSSRWITSAESRADVHRLRAESDAVLVGGGTLRADDPHLAVRGVEGAVQPLRIALDTRATIAATARILDDAAPTLLVVGEDADTRHLTGVELLRLPLHDGRIDVQDLLTRLNLRGVRSVLLEGGPTLAGAFLEAGAVDRVIGYLAPALLGAGPAALADAGIKNISGALRLDITEAVRTGPDLRITAVPVPVPATPATKEH, translated from the coding sequence ATGCGCCGAGCCATCGAGCTCGCCGCCCGCGGACTCGGCTCCACCAGCCCCAACCCCGTCGTCGGCTGCGTCATCACCGACGCCTCCGGCGCCGTCGTCGGCGAAGGCTGGCACGAGCGGGCCGGCGGCCCGCACGCCGAGGTCCACGCCCTGCGCACCGCAGGCCCGGCGGCCCGCGGAGGCACCGCCTACGTCACCCTCGAACCCTGCAACCACACCGGCCGTACCGGGCCCTGCGCCCGCGCCCTCGCCGACGCCGGGATCGCCCGCGTGATCTACGCCGTCTCCGACCCGAACCCGCAGGCCAGCGGCGGCGCCGCCACCCTGCGCGCGGCCGGCGTCGACACCGCGGCCGGACTCCTCGCGGACGAGGCCGAGGAGGGCAACGCCGCCTGGCTGACCTCCGTACGCCTCGGCCGGCCGCACGTCACCTGGAAGTACGCCGCCACCCTCGACGGCCGCAGCGCCGCCGCCGACGGCAGCAGCCGCTGGATCACCTCCGCCGAGTCCCGCGCCGACGTCCACCGGCTGCGCGCCGAGAGCGACGCCGTCCTCGTGGGCGGCGGCACCCTGCGCGCCGACGACCCGCACCTCGCGGTCCGCGGCGTCGAAGGCGCCGTGCAGCCCCTGCGGATCGCCCTCGACACGCGCGCCACGATCGCCGCGACCGCCCGCATCCTCGACGACGCCGCGCCCACTCTGCTCGTCGTCGGCGAGGACGCCGACACCCGGCACCTGACCGGCGTCGAACTGCTCCGGCTGCCCCTGCACGACGGCCGCATCGACGTCCAGGACCTCCTCACCCGCCTGAACCTGCGCGGCGTGCGCTCCGTCCTGCTGGAAGGCGGGCCCACCCTGGCCGGCGCCTTCCTCGAGGCCGGCGCCGTCGACCGCGTCATCGGCTACCTCGCGCCCGCCCTGCTCGGCGCGGGCCCCGCGGCCCTCGCCGACGCCGGAATCAAGAACATCTCCGGCGCGTTGCGCCTCGACATCACCGAGGCCGTCCGCACCGGCCCCGATCTCCGCATCACCGCAGTCCCCGTCCCCGTCCCCGCCACCCCCGCCACCAAGGAGCACTGA
- a CDS encoding uracil-xanthine permease family protein, translating into MGLGVGWTLHGDGRTPAPGAVVRPEERLSWPRTAGLGAQHVVAMFGASFVAPVLMGLDPNLAIMMSGVATVIFLLATRGRVPSYLGCSLSFVGVAAAIRASGGDSAVVTGAVFVVGVALFLAGLAVQRFGARIIHAAMPPVVTGAVVMLIGFNLAPVTASTYWPQDQWTALLTMLFTGAAVVCLRGFWSRIAIFLGLLFGYGISWIFDLLFGRIHSTVGGEAAVDHWRLDLSAVGKADWIGLPSFHAPAFEWSAILIALPVVIALIAENAGHIKAVGEMTGDPLDDKLGTAIAADGAASMLSTAVGGPPNTTYSENIGVMAATRVYSTAAYWAAAGFALLFGLCPKFGAIVAAIPGGVLGGITVILYGMIGLLGAQIWITGRVDLRNPLNLVPAAAGIIIGIGGVKLQITDTFELGGIALGTIVVITGYHALRYLAPAHLKQEPLLDEGTSGYDDYGNGFGGGSGDGQDKPR; encoded by the coding sequence ATGGGCCTCGGCGTGGGCTGGACCCTGCACGGAGACGGGCGGACTCCCGCCCCCGGCGCGGTGGTCCGGCCGGAGGAGCGGCTGTCGTGGCCGCGGACCGCCGGGCTGGGCGCCCAGCACGTCGTGGCGATGTTCGGCGCGAGTTTCGTCGCTCCGGTCCTGATGGGCCTGGACCCGAACCTGGCCATCATGATGTCCGGCGTGGCGACGGTGATCTTCCTCCTCGCCACGCGCGGCCGGGTCCCGTCGTACCTGGGCTGCTCGCTGTCGTTCGTCGGTGTCGCGGCGGCGATCCGGGCCTCGGGCGGGGACAGCGCGGTGGTCACGGGCGCCGTCTTCGTCGTCGGCGTGGCGCTGTTCCTGGCGGGTCTGGCGGTCCAGCGGTTCGGTGCCCGGATCATCCACGCGGCGATGCCGCCGGTGGTGACGGGCGCGGTGGTGATGCTGATCGGCTTCAACCTGGCGCCGGTGACGGCGAGCACGTACTGGCCGCAGGACCAGTGGACGGCGCTGCTGACCATGCTGTTCACCGGAGCGGCCGTCGTCTGCCTGCGCGGGTTCTGGTCGCGCATCGCGATCTTCCTGGGGCTGCTCTTCGGGTACGGGATCTCCTGGATCTTCGACCTGCTCTTCGGCAGGATCCACTCGACGGTGGGCGGGGAGGCGGCCGTCGACCACTGGCGGCTCGACCTCTCCGCGGTCGGCAAGGCGGACTGGATCGGCCTTCCGTCCTTCCACGCGCCCGCCTTCGAGTGGTCGGCGATCCTGATCGCCCTGCCCGTGGTGATCGCGCTGATCGCCGAGAACGCCGGGCACATCAAGGCCGTCGGCGAGATGACCGGCGACCCGCTCGACGACAAGCTGGGCACGGCCATCGCGGCGGACGGCGCCGCGTCCATGCTGTCCACGGCGGTCGGCGGCCCGCCGAACACCACCTACTCCGAGAACATCGGCGTCATGGCGGCCACCCGGGTCTACTCCACGGCGGCCTACTGGGCGGCCGCGGGCTTCGCGCTGCTCTTCGGTCTGTGCCCCAAGTTCGGCGCGATCGTCGCCGCGATCCCGGGCGGCGTGCTCGGCGGCATCACCGTCATCCTCTACGGGATGATCGGCCTGCTCGGCGCCCAGATCTGGATCACCGGCCGGGTGGACCTGCGCAACCCGCTGAACCTGGTGCCGGCCGCGGCGGGCATCATCATCGGCATCGGCGGCGTGAAGCTCCAGATCACCGACACCTTCGAGCTGGGCGGCATCGCCCTGGGCACGATCGTGGTGATCACCGGCTACCACGCCCTGCGCTACCTCGCGCCCGCGCACCTCAAGCAGGAGCCCCTGCTCGACGAGGGCACCTCCGGGTACGACGACTACGGGAACGGCTTCGGGGGCGGCTCCGGGGACGGCCAGGACAAGCCCCGTTGA
- a CDS encoding SDR family oxidoreductase: protein MSTILVTGGTGTLGRPVVARLRDAGHEVRALSRHAPQYPVDLLTGNGLDAATAGAEVIVHCASDTRGGGKNDVAATRHLIDAARRAGTVTNIVYISIVGVDVVPFGYYRAKLKVEQQLERSGLGVTILRTTQFHDLVAQVVDMAAKLPLLPVPVPGGVRVQPVAVGEVAERLAELAVPTPAGRVADMGGPEIHTLPDLARTYLAATGRHRRVLPVPLAGKAYAAFRRGGNLTPSHAVGRGTFAQFAAEAGAAAGRD from the coding sequence ATGAGCACCATCCTCGTCACCGGAGGCACCGGCACCCTGGGCAGGCCGGTCGTCGCCCGGCTCCGGGACGCGGGCCACGAGGTCCGCGCACTGAGCCGGCACGCCCCGCAGTACCCGGTCGACCTGCTGACCGGCAACGGGCTGGACGCGGCGACGGCGGGCGCGGAAGTCATCGTCCACTGCGCGAGCGACACGCGCGGCGGGGGCAAGAACGACGTGGCCGCCACCCGGCACCTCATCGACGCGGCCCGGCGGGCGGGCACCGTCACCAACATCGTCTACATCTCGATCGTCGGGGTGGACGTGGTGCCGTTCGGCTACTACCGGGCGAAGCTGAAGGTGGAGCAGCAGCTGGAGCGCTCCGGGCTCGGTGTGACCATCCTGCGCACGACGCAGTTCCACGACCTGGTGGCCCAGGTCGTGGACATGGCGGCGAAGCTGCCGCTGCTTCCGGTGCCGGTGCCCGGCGGGGTGCGGGTGCAGCCGGTCGCCGTCGGGGAGGTCGCGGAGCGACTGGCCGAACTGGCGGTCCCCACCCCGGCGGGCCGGGTCGCGGACATGGGAGGCCCGGAGATCCACACCCTGCCGGACCTGGCCCGCACCTACCTGGCGGCCACGGGCCGCCACCGCCGGGTGCTCCCGGTCCCGCTGGCGGGCAAGGCCTACGCCGCCTTCAGGCGGGGCGGCAACCTGACCCCGTCCCACGCGGTGGGCCGGGGCACGTTCGCGCAGTTCGCGGCGGAGGCGGGCGCGGCGGCGGGGCGGGACTGA
- a CDS encoding ROK family transcriptional regulator, with protein sequence MGAVTPAPAPVPSPASPSTARAINDRLALQLLQESGPLTATQLKAMTGLSRPSVADLVDRLTGAGLVEVAGESGEQRRGPNAKLYGIVADRAHLAALDVRTDRVTAVVTDLLGRPLAEAALPVGAPEDAVAALLRTAHEAGATELHTVVIGAPGLVAPATGELRDTSGLPAWHRDLVAALQRSLSAVVVVENETNLAALAEQRLGVARDLDSFVLLWLGAGVGAAVVLDGRLRRGASGGAGEIGFLPVPGTGGLPSAEDCGGGFHALVGREAVTALARAHGFAGPAEEAVAGAAGEAFLEALAERLALGAAAAAAVLDPGCVVLAGELGRAGGPALAARVARRLARLTPVPTEIRATTLGDPAVLAGAELAAREAAQAVLFGG encoded by the coding sequence ATGGGCGCCGTGACTCCTGCCCCCGCCCCGGTACCGTCCCCCGCCTCGCCCAGCACGGCCCGGGCCATCAACGACCGCCTCGCGCTCCAACTGCTCCAGGAATCCGGGCCCCTGACCGCCACCCAGCTCAAGGCGATGACCGGCCTCTCCCGTCCCTCCGTCGCCGACCTCGTCGACCGGCTCACCGGAGCCGGACTCGTCGAGGTCGCCGGAGAATCAGGCGAACAGCGCCGAGGCCCCAACGCCAAGCTGTACGGGATCGTCGCCGACCGCGCCCACCTCGCCGCCCTCGACGTGCGCACCGACCGGGTCACCGCCGTCGTCACCGACCTCCTCGGCCGCCCCCTCGCCGAAGCCGCCCTGCCCGTCGGCGCCCCCGAGGACGCGGTGGCGGCCCTGCTGCGCACCGCGCACGAGGCCGGGGCCACCGAACTGCACACCGTCGTCATAGGCGCCCCCGGCCTGGTCGCCCCCGCCACCGGCGAGCTCCGCGACACCTCCGGCCTGCCGGCCTGGCACCGGGACCTGGTCGCCGCCCTCCAGCGGAGCCTGTCCGCCGTGGTCGTCGTCGAGAACGAGACCAACCTGGCCGCCCTCGCCGAGCAGCGCCTGGGCGTCGCCCGCGACCTGGACTCCTTCGTCCTGCTCTGGCTCGGCGCGGGCGTGGGTGCCGCCGTGGTCCTGGACGGACGGCTGCGCCGGGGCGCCTCCGGCGGAGCGGGCGAGATCGGCTTCCTCCCGGTGCCGGGCACCGGCGGCCTGCCGTCGGCCGAGGACTGCGGGGGCGGGTTCCACGCCCTGGTGGGCCGCGAAGCCGTGACCGCGCTGGCGCGCGCACACGGCTTCGCGGGCCCGGCGGAGGAGGCCGTGGCCGGGGCCGCGGGGGAGGCCTTCCTCGAAGCCCTGGCCGAACGCCTCGCGCTGGGCGCGGCGGCCGCCGCGGCGGTCCTGGACCCGGGCTGCGTGGTCCTGGCGGGCGAACTGGGCCGCGCAGGCGGCCCCGCCCTGGCCGCGAGGGTCGCCCGCCGCCTGGCGAGACTGACCCCGGTCCCGACGGAGATCCGCGCGACGACGCTGGGCGACCCGGCGGTCCTGGCAGGAGCCGAACTGGCGGCGCGGGAGGCCGCGCAGGCGGTGCTGTTCGGCGGGTAG
- the sigJ gene encoding RNA polymerase sigma factor SigJ, which produces MITHVTASDADFEENRPRMFGIAYRMLGSAAEAEDAVQDAYLRWASADRAAIEHPGAWLAKVVTNLCLTTLTSARVRREEYVGPWLPEPVLTGDGTLGPLESAEQRDSVSMALLVLLEQLTPVERAVYVLREAFAYSHREIAAVLDLTEVNCRQLYRRAAGRVAADRAAAQERRSAPDPERWQSLVETFMTAARGGDLARLEGLLTADVRFVSDGGGVVGAALRPILGRDKVARFAIGVLKKFAGDLPVSRAEVNGAPALLFGGSAVLLVEFENGLVSGLSTVLNPEKLEFLQRQLSRS; this is translated from the coding sequence GTGATCACACACGTCACCGCGTCCGACGCGGACTTCGAGGAGAACCGTCCCCGGATGTTCGGCATCGCCTACCGCATGCTCGGCTCCGCGGCGGAGGCCGAGGACGCCGTGCAGGACGCCTACCTGCGCTGGGCGTCCGCGGACCGCGCGGCCATAGAGCACCCGGGCGCCTGGCTCGCCAAGGTCGTCACGAACCTGTGCCTCACCACCCTCACCTCGGCGCGGGTCCGGCGCGAGGAGTACGTCGGCCCCTGGCTGCCGGAGCCCGTCCTCACCGGTGACGGCACACTCGGCCCGCTGGAGTCCGCGGAGCAGCGGGACAGCGTGTCCATGGCCCTGCTGGTGCTGCTGGAGCAGCTCACCCCCGTCGAGCGGGCCGTCTACGTCCTGCGCGAGGCCTTCGCCTACAGCCACCGCGAGATCGCCGCCGTCCTGGACCTCACCGAGGTCAACTGCCGGCAGCTCTACCGGCGGGCGGCCGGCCGGGTGGCCGCCGACCGGGCGGCCGCGCAGGAGCGGCGCTCCGCGCCGGACCCCGAACGGTGGCAGAGCCTCGTGGAGACCTTCATGACGGCGGCGCGCGGCGGGGACCTGGCCCGGCTGGAAGGGCTACTGACCGCCGACGTCCGGTTCGTCTCCGACGGCGGCGGCGTGGTCGGTGCGGCGCTGCGGCCGATCCTGGGGCGGGACAAGGTGGCCCGGTTCGCGATCGGGGTGCTCAAGAAGTTCGCAGGGGACCTGCCGGTCAGCCGCGCGGAGGTCAACGGAGCGCCGGCACTGCTCTTCGGCGGATCGGCCGTACTTCTGGTGGAATTCGAGAACGGGCTGGTCAGCGGGCTCAGCACGGTACTCAACCCGGAGAAGCTGGAATTCCTCCAGCGTCAGCTGTCACGTTCCTGA
- a CDS encoding chitinase C-terminal domain-containing protein, with protein sequence MPSPTRTRAMLLASGAAIAGLLVGGVSAGVSHAADNESCRPDGLYKTAGVDVPYCSVYDSEGREKMGADHQRRVIGYFTGWRTGKDGTPAYLANNIPWSKVTHLNYAFAHVGADNKISVGSNGVNNAATGMTWPGVAGAEMDPALPYKGHFNQLTKFKKQYPNVKTLISVGGWAETGGYFGDDGNRVASGGFYSMATNADGSVNQAGIDTFADSSVEFIRTYGFNGVDIDYEYPTTMKDAGNPLDWQLANARRAGLVQGYAALMKSLREKLDRAGAADGKHYLLSVAAPSSGYLLRGMETFQVQKYLDYVNIMSYDLHGAWNEYVGPNASLFDDGKDGELAAAGVYSTSQYGGIGYLNTDWAYHYFRGSMPGGRINIGLPYYTRGFKNVQGGTDGLWGKAPATTCPAGAGLTKCGDGAVGIDNLWHDKDTNGVESPAGSNPMWHAKNLEKGVVGDYVTKYGFPANTTLTGSYVRKYDSTLVAPWLWNAQKKVFLSTEDEQSVAAKADYVVNKGIGGTMVWELAGDYAYNAAKGQYEMGDTLTDTMYQKFKSASPYGAKKAGATALPTQAVDIKTEFTEFKLGDSNYPLTPKLKITNNTNATLPGGTEFRFDYGTSAPNNASDQSGFGTTVISSGHTGNNVGGLKGDFQRVSLKLPAWQTLAPGASVDLAFNYYLPVSTPSNWTVTVSGTTYALAGDLARGTTLVQPGSTQPPTTPPTTPPTTPPTTPPTTPPTTPPGGTCTNPAYVAGTVYNSGNLVSHKGRNWKAQWWTQNEEPGTTGEWGVWKDQGAC encoded by the coding sequence ATGCCGTCCCCCACACGTACGAGAGCGATGCTCCTGGCATCCGGCGCCGCAATCGCCGGACTCCTGGTGGGCGGAGTCTCGGCGGGCGTCTCGCACGCGGCCGACAACGAGAGCTGTCGCCCCGACGGGCTGTACAAGACCGCCGGTGTCGACGTCCCGTACTGCTCGGTCTACGACTCCGAAGGCCGCGAGAAGATGGGCGCCGACCACCAGCGTCGCGTCATCGGCTACTTCACCGGCTGGCGCACCGGCAAGGACGGCACCCCCGCCTACCTCGCCAACAACATCCCGTGGTCCAAGGTCACCCACCTGAACTACGCCTTCGCCCATGTGGGCGCCGACAACAAGATCTCCGTCGGCTCGAACGGCGTGAACAACGCCGCCACAGGAATGACCTGGCCCGGCGTCGCGGGCGCCGAGATGGACCCCGCCCTCCCCTACAAGGGCCACTTCAACCAGCTGACGAAGTTCAAGAAGCAGTACCCGAACGTCAAGACGCTGATCTCGGTCGGCGGCTGGGCGGAGACCGGCGGCTACTTCGGCGACGACGGCAACCGCGTCGCCTCCGGCGGCTTCTACTCGATGGCCACGAACGCCGACGGCTCGGTCAACCAGGCCGGCATCGACACCTTCGCCGACTCCTCGGTCGAGTTCATCCGCACGTACGGGTTCAACGGCGTCGACATCGACTACGAGTACCCGACCACCATGAAGGACGCCGGCAACCCGCTGGACTGGCAGCTGGCCAATGCCCGCCGCGCCGGTCTGGTCCAGGGCTACGCGGCCCTGATGAAGTCGCTGCGCGAGAAACTCGACCGCGCCGGCGCCGCCGACGGCAAGCACTACCTGCTCTCCGTCGCCGCCCCCTCCTCCGGCTACCTGCTGCGCGGCATGGAGACCTTCCAGGTCCAGAAGTACCTGGACTACGTCAACATCATGTCCTACGACCTGCACGGCGCCTGGAACGAGTACGTCGGGCCCAACGCCTCCCTCTTCGACGACGGCAAGGACGGCGAACTCGCCGCGGCCGGCGTCTACTCCACCTCCCAGTACGGCGGCATCGGCTACCTCAACACCGACTGGGCCTACCACTACTTCCGCGGCTCGATGCCGGGCGGCCGCATCAACATCGGCCTGCCCTACTACACCCGCGGCTTCAAGAACGTGCAGGGCGGCACCGACGGCCTGTGGGGCAAGGCCCCCGCGACCACCTGCCCGGCCGGCGCCGGCCTGACCAAGTGCGGCGACGGCGCGGTCGGCATCGACAACCTCTGGCACGACAAGGACACCAACGGGGTCGAGTCCCCGGCGGGCTCCAACCCGATGTGGCACGCCAAGAACCTGGAGAAGGGCGTCGTCGGCGACTACGTCACCAAGTACGGCTTCCCCGCGAACACCACGCTGACCGGCAGCTACGTCCGCAAGTACGACTCCACCCTGGTGGCGCCGTGGCTGTGGAACGCGCAGAAGAAGGTCTTCCTCTCGACGGAGGACGAGCAGTCGGTGGCCGCCAAGGCCGACTACGTGGTCAACAAGGGCATCGGCGGCACGATGGTCTGGGAGCTGGCGGGCGACTACGCGTACAACGCGGCCAAGGGCCAGTACGAGATGGGCGACACGCTCACCGACACGATGTACCAGAAGTTCAAGTCGGCCTCCCCCTACGGGGCGAAGAAGGCGGGCGCCACCGCCCTGCCGACCCAGGCCGTGGACATCAAGACCGAGTTCACCGAATTCAAGCTCGGCGACTCCAACTACCCGCTCACCCCGAAGCTGAAGATCACCAACAACACGAACGCCACGCTGCCCGGCGGCACCGAGTTCCGGTTCGACTACGGCACCTCGGCCCCGAACAACGCCTCCGACCAGTCCGGCTTCGGCACCACGGTGATCAGCAGCGGCCACACCGGCAACAACGTCGGCGGCCTGAAGGGCGACTTCCAGCGGGTCTCCCTGAAGCTCCCGGCCTGGCAGACCCTGGCCCCGGGCGCCTCCGTGGACCTGGCGTTCAACTACTACCTGCCGGTGTCCACCCCCTCGAACTGGACGGTGACCGTCTCCGGCACCACCTACGCCCTCGCGGGGGACCTGGCGCGCGGCACCACGCTGGTGCAGCCCGGCTCCACCCAGCCGCCCACGACTCCCCCGACCACCCCGCCCACCACTCCCCCGACCACGCCTCCGACGACTCCGCCGACCACACCTCCGGGCGGCACCTGCACCAACCCGGCGTACGTGGCGGGCACGGTCTACAACAGCGGCAACCTCGTCTCCCACAAGGGCCGCAACTGGAAGGCCCAGTGGTGGACGCAGAACGAGGAGCCCGGCACCACGGGCGAGTGGGGTGTCTGGAAGGACCAGGGCGCCTGCTGA
- a CDS encoding riboflavin synthase, with translation MFTGIVEELGEVTAVEQLEEASRFRLRGPLVTEGAKHGDSIAVNGVCLTVVETADGEFTADVMQETLNRSSLGALAKGSRVNLERPMALGGRLGGHLVQGHVDGTGEILSRTPSEHWEIVKVALPANLSRYVVEKGSITVDGVSLTVVEAAADWFTISLIPTTLALTTLGHKQSGDPVNLEVDVLAKYVERLLAAGVNPLHTTGEAR, from the coding sequence GTGTTCACCGGAATCGTCGAAGAACTGGGCGAGGTCACCGCTGTCGAGCAGCTCGAGGAAGCCTCCCGCTTCCGGCTGCGCGGCCCCCTCGTCACCGAGGGCGCCAAGCACGGTGACTCCATCGCGGTCAACGGCGTCTGCCTGACCGTCGTGGAGACCGCGGACGGCGAGTTCACCGCCGACGTCATGCAGGAGACCCTGAACCGCTCCAGCCTCGGCGCCCTGGCCAAGGGCTCCCGGGTCAACCTGGAGCGCCCCATGGCCCTCGGCGGACGGCTCGGCGGCCACCTGGTCCAGGGCCACGTGGACGGCACCGGCGAGATCCTCTCCCGCACCCCCTCGGAGCACTGGGAGATCGTCAAGGTCGCCCTCCCCGCGAACCTCTCCCGCTACGTGGTCGAGAAGGGCTCCATCACGGTCGACGGCGTCAGCCTCACCGTGGTCGAGGCCGCCGCGGACTGGTTCACCATCAGCCTCATCCCCACCACCCTGGCGCTGACCACCCTCGGCCACAAGCAGAGCGGCGACCCCGTCAACCTGGAGGTCGACGTCCTCGCCAAGTACGTCGAACGCCTCCTGGCCGCCGGCGTGAACCCCCTGCACACGACGGGAGAAGCCCGGTGA
- a CDS encoding MFS transporter has protein sequence MTGDTDLSPARLRHARYAIAAVFCIHGAVTGSFATRIPWIQEHALLSPGTLGMALAFPALGAALAMPLAGRINHWLGARLALRVLLSLWTLSLILPSLAPNLPTLCFVLFVYGATAGMSDVAMNALGVETENRLGRSIMSSLHGMWSVGALLGSAAGTVAAHTGADARLHHLVAALALTAVGLFAVGGVLDLRSDQEAPAPPHFALPPKSALLIGAVGFCAVFAEGASLDWSAVYLRDVLHTDAGLAAASTTAFALTMAVARLVGDRVVDRFGAVRTVRAGGVLATLGGLMVVGIRHPAGALAGFGLIGLGIAVVVPLAFAAAGRSGPAPAQAIAGVATITYTSGLIAPSAIGAVADATSLVVSFGLVTLLAFALIAGAAVLRQGPPVGQAGAGPAGATTKSGATDLDEPAQTRP, from the coding sequence ATGACCGGGGACACCGACCTCAGCCCGGCGCGCCTGCGCCATGCCCGCTACGCCATCGCCGCCGTCTTCTGCATCCACGGCGCCGTCACCGGCTCCTTCGCCACCCGTATCCCCTGGATCCAGGAGCACGCCCTGCTCAGCCCGGGCACCCTGGGCATGGCCCTCGCCTTCCCCGCCCTCGGCGCGGCCCTCGCGATGCCGCTGGCCGGCCGGATCAACCACTGGCTCGGCGCGCGCCTCGCGCTGCGGGTGCTGCTCTCGCTGTGGACCCTCTCGCTGATCCTGCCGAGCCTCGCCCCGAACCTGCCGACCCTGTGTTTCGTGCTCTTCGTCTACGGAGCCACCGCCGGGATGTCGGACGTGGCGATGAACGCGCTGGGCGTGGAGACGGAGAACCGGCTGGGCCGCTCGATCATGTCCTCGCTGCACGGCATGTGGAGCGTGGGCGCCCTGCTCGGCTCGGCCGCGGGTACGGTCGCCGCGCACACCGGGGCCGACGCCCGGCTGCACCACCTGGTCGCCGCGCTGGCCCTCACGGCGGTCGGCCTGTTCGCCGTAGGGGGTGTGCTGGACCTGAGGAGCGACCAGGAGGCGCCGGCGCCGCCGCACTTCGCGCTGCCCCCGAAGTCGGCCCTGCTGATCGGGGCGGTCGGCTTCTGCGCGGTGTTCGCAGAGGGCGCGAGCCTGGACTGGTCGGCGGTCTACCTGCGGGACGTCCTGCACACGGACGCCGGCCTGGCGGCCGCCTCCACCACCGCCTTCGCGCTGACCATGGCCGTGGCCCGGCTGGTCGGCGACCGGGTGGTGGACCGGTTCGGGGCGGTGCGCACGGTCCGGGCGGGCGGCGTGCTGGCCACCCTGGGCGGACTGATGGTGGTCGGCATCCGGCATCCGGCCGGTGCGCTGGCCGGGTTCGGGCTGATCGGGCTCGGTATCGCGGTGGTGGTCCCGCTGGCCTTCGCGGCGGCGGGGCGCAGCGGTCCGGCTCCGGCCCAGGCCATCGCGGGTGTCGCGACGATCACGTACACCTCGGGGCTGATCGCGCCGTCGGCGATCGGCGCGGTCGCGGACGCGACCTCGCTGGTGGTGTCCTTCGGGCTGGTCACCCTGCTGGCGTTCGCGCTGATCGCGGGCGCCGCGGTGCTGCGCCAGGGGCCGCCGGTGGGGCAGGCTGGGGCCGGTCCCGCCGGGGCCACGACGAAGTCCGGCGCGACCGACCTCGACGAACCTGCGCAAACCCGGCCGTAA
- a CDS encoding nicotinamide mononucleotide transporter family protein, whose protein sequence is MNALTWLNAEAFTVFGQKVIWSDMIGNLMGLAALALGWRRSIWTWPAQLLSGLILIAAYASAHLAGGVGKQLLVIGVAVWGWRAWQLGRQKAQDGSIAVRTATWKERGLLLAGAALGTLAVGGLFTLFPNLSWSPWADAYIFVGTIVAMVAQARGLVEFWFAWLLVDLVGVPLAFNNGLAFSGLVYVVYFALVLWGAYDWYQRSRTTPAPALEGATA, encoded by the coding sequence GTGAATGCCCTGACCTGGCTCAACGCGGAGGCCTTCACCGTCTTCGGCCAGAAGGTCATCTGGTCCGACATGATCGGCAACCTGATGGGCCTCGCCGCGCTCGCCCTCGGCTGGCGCCGCTCCATATGGACCTGGCCCGCCCAGCTCCTCTCCGGCCTGATCCTCATCGCCGCCTACGCCTCCGCACACCTCGCCGGCGGCGTCGGCAAGCAGCTCCTCGTCATCGGCGTGGCCGTGTGGGGCTGGCGCGCCTGGCAGCTCGGCCGCCAGAAGGCCCAGGACGGCTCCATCGCCGTGCGCACCGCCACCTGGAAGGAGCGCGGGCTGCTCCTGGCCGGCGCGGCGCTCGGCACCCTCGCCGTCGGCGGCCTCTTCACGCTCTTCCCGAACCTCTCGTGGAGCCCGTGGGCCGACGCGTACATCTTCGTCGGCACCATCGTCGCGATGGTCGCCCAGGCCCGCGGCCTCGTCGAGTTCTGGTTCGCCTGGCTCCTCGTCGACCTGGTCGGCGTCCCGCTCGCCTTCAACAACGGACTGGCCTTCTCCGGCCTCGTCTACGTCGTCTACTTCGCCCTCGTGCTGTGGGGCGCCTACGACTGGTACCAGCGCTCCCGCACCACCCCCGCCCCGGCCCTGGAAGGAGCAACGGCATGA